The region TGTCCCCGTTCTTCACCGCCTCGTTTGTCTCCTTAAAGGCACGCCTCAGGTAACGGTCCTGGATGTAGGCGCTGTCGTCAACGTTGGCAAAGAGGCGGAACTCCTGGTAACTGAGCCTTAAGGGGTTCAAGGTAAGGGATATGTTCTTTACAGCGGGCCTGCCGTTAACTTCAAGGTCAAAATCCACGTACTCGCCGTGCATGTCAAAGACCAAAACGGCACCGCCCTTCTCCAGTATTCCCTCAAGGATAACCGAAACGGTGTTTGACTTTCCTCCACCGGTAATTGCAAGAACCGCAAGGTGGCGGTTCACTATACTGTTAACGTCAACGTAAACCGGAACTTCGGGACGAGTGAGAAGGTGGCCAAGATGTATCCTCGTTCCTCCACCTTCGCCGAAGACCTTTCTCAGCGTATCGCTGGAGGCCGGGTAGATGAGAGTCCCGGGCTCGGGAGGAACCCTCGGAACAAACATGTTCCTGTCGGGGGCTCCCAGTATCGATATCCTCCCCCTGAAAAAGGAGGAGCTTCCCGCAAACCGCTTTATCCTCTGAAGATCTTCAGGGGCAAGGTCTTCACTCAAAACTCTGCTGATGCGCCTTACCTCCCTCACAAAGCCCAAAACCCTGTAACCTTCGTACTCAAGCTCAACGTAATCACCGAGCTGAACTTTTCTGGAGCTAATGAACTCAACCTCGCGCGTTGAAGGCTCACCTATACAGACTGCCAAACTTTCCACGGCCCCTCCGTAACAGGCTTAAATTATAAGGAAAAACCAAACCACAACGGTTTAAGGAGGAAAATATGTCTTTCCTGGTAGAGTTCGCCATGTTCCCCACAGACAAGGGAGAAAGTGTAAGCCCTTACGTGGCAAGGATAATAAAGATGATAGACGAAAGCGGAGTCCCCTACAAACTGACGCCTATGGGAACTGTGTTCGAAACCGAAACGATGGACGAGGCCCTTGAGATACTGAAAAAGGCCTACCAACAGCTGGAGCCCGACTGTAACAGGGTCTACTCGGTGGTTAAGTTCGACATACGAAAAGGCAAGAGCAACCGCCTTAAGCAGAAGATAGAGTCGGTAGAGAAGAAGCTCGGCAAGGAGGTAAGCAAGTAAGCTCTAAAGGCCTATATTTAATCGGTGCGGAGCAGGACGAGGGGTCGCCGGGGTTTAAACCCCGGAGGAAAGTCCGGGCTCCACAGGGCAGGGAGCCGGCGTTGAGCCGGGCAGGGGCAACCCTGCGGAAGGGCCACAGAGAACAGACCGCCACCTACAAGGTGGTAAGGGTGAAACGGTGGTGTAAGAGACCACCGCTCCAACCCGCAAGGGAAGGAGGCACGGCAACCCCCTCCCGGAGCAAGGCTAAATAGGCTGGCGCTTGAGGGTGGCCCGCCCGATGCCAGCGGGTAAGCCGCACAGATAAATGACCCCCTCAGAACAGAACCCGGCTTACGGCCTGCTCCGCGTTACCCTTCAATAACCTTAACGAAGACCCTCCTGGTTCTCGGCCCGTCGAACTCACAAAAGTAGATTCCCTGCCAAGTTCCTAAAAGCAGCTTACCGTTCTGAACGATTACGGTCTGGTTGCACCCTACAAGGCTCGACTTTATATGGGCGGCAGAGTTCCCCTCTGCATGCTCGTAAAAGGGCTCCCGCCAAGGAACGAGTTTATCCAGCATAGAGATTATGTCCTTCCTTACAGTAGGGTCTGCGTTCTCGTTTATGGTAACGGCAGCGGTTGTATGGGGAACGTAAACAACGCAGATGCCGTTTTTCACCCCCGACTGGAGAACCACAGACTCAACCTGACGGGTGATGTCTATAAACTGGTTTCTCCCGGTTGTTTTTAGGGTAATTTCGTATACCATTCTTCCCTCCGGCCGCTCGATAGTTAAAAGCCCCCTCACTTCTAATTATAGAGGCTCTCCGAACCTGTGGTTGTCTATCAGACGGGTGTTGCCTACGAAAACCGCAAGGGCTATAACGTCACCCTCCTTTACCCGCTCAACCGGCTTAAGGGACTCGGGGTCCACTATTTCAACGTAATCGACTTTAGTTCTCGGGTGAGAGAGGATAAACTCCCGAACAGCAGACTTTATAGCGGAGGCGTTACGCTCACCCTGCCGAAAGAGCTCCTCTGCGAGCTTCAACCCCCTGTAAAGAGAGAGGGCAGAGCTCCTCTCTTCCGGAGAGAGGTAAGTGTTCCTGGAGCTCATTGCGAGGCCGTCGGGCTCCCTCACTATGGGGCAGCCCACAACTTCAACGGGTATGTTAAGGTCTGCCACAAGGCGCCTTATAACCTGAAGCTGCTGGTAGTCCTTCTCTCCGAAGTAGGCCCTTGTAGGGCGAACGAGGTTTAAAAGCTTTGTAACAACGGTGGCAACGCCCCTAAAGTGGCCGGGGCGGCTCGCTCCGCAGAGCCCCTCTGTAAGCCCCTCAACCTCAACCCAGGTGGAAAAACCTCTCGGGTACATCTGGCGGGCATCGGGGAGGAAAAGGTAGTTTACCCCTTCTGCCTCAAGGAGCTTCCTGTCCCTTTCCAAATCCCTCGGATAACGCTCAAAATCCTCTCCGGGGCCGAACTGAGTAGGGTTAACGAATATACTTACAACAACAACGTCGTTCTCTTCCTTCGCCCTCCTGACAAGGCTCAAATGGCCTTCATGTAGGTAGCCCATCGTGGGAACAAAGCCGACGCTTTTGCCGAGCCTGCAGAAGCTCAACCCGAGGGCCGCCATCTCCTTCAGAGAGGTCACAACTCTCATTGAAGCTCCCCTTCAACAATCAACTTGGCCTTAAAAATGCCCACACCTATAAGGATAACAGTGGCCGAGTAGTATATCCACAGGAGAAAGATAATAACAGCGGCAAAAGAGCCGTAGAGGATACTCACCTTAGAAACGTGAACTATAAACCAAACGAAAAACCGCTCAAAGAGGGCCAAAAGCAGGAAGACGAAAGTTGAAACCTTAAAAACAAACCCCATCGGAACCTTTACCGGCAGGAGGAAGTAGTAAACTCCGAAGAGGACCAAAAAGAGCAGAACAGGAACGAGCAGAGAGGAGAGAAACGAAAGCTCCGGCACCTGCGGCAACAAAATGGCAAGTAGGTACTGGGCTACGTAGAAGAAGAACATCAATATCCACAGTAGAAAAATGACCAGAATGATAACTATGTGTCTGTACAGAAATCCGGCCGGGTTTTCCCTGCCGAGAATCTCGGAAAAAGACTTCTCAAGGGAGAGGAATATCCCTCGCGAGAACCAGAGCATTACAGCGGCAGCCGTTCCGCTTATTATCCCCGAGTTGCTCACAACGTCCTCAATCTGCTCAAATATGGGCCTGAGGGGGGAGTTCAAAAACTGCTGAGGGATGAACT is a window of Thermovibrio ammonificans HB-1 DNA encoding:
- a CDS encoding MTH1187 family thiamine-binding protein, with translation MSFLVEFAMFPTDKGESVSPYVARIIKMIDESGVPYKLTPMGTVFETETMDEALEILKKAYQQLEPDCNRVYSVVKFDIRKGKSNRLKQKIESVEKKLGKEVSK
- a CDS encoding secondary thiamine-phosphate synthase enzyme YjbQ — protein: MVYEITLKTTGRNQFIDITRQVESVVLQSGVKNGICVVYVPHTTAAVTINENADPTVRKDIISMLDKLVPWREPFYEHAEGNSAAHIKSSLVGCNQTVIVQNGKLLLGTWQGIYFCEFDGPRTRRVFVKVIEG
- the panC gene encoding pantoate--beta-alanine ligase, with the translated sequence MRVVTSLKEMAALGLSFCRLGKSVGFVPTMGYLHEGHLSLVRRAKEENDVVVVSIFVNPTQFGPGEDFERYPRDLERDRKLLEAEGVNYLFLPDARQMYPRGFSTWVEVEGLTEGLCGASRPGHFRGVATVVTKLLNLVRPTRAYFGEKDYQQLQVIRRLVADLNIPVEVVGCPIVREPDGLAMSSRNTYLSPEERSSALSLYRGLKLAEELFRQGERNASAIKSAVREFILSHPRTKVDYVEIVDPESLKPVERVKEGDVIALAVFVGNTRLIDNHRFGEPL
- a CDS encoding YihY/virulence factor BrkB family protein, whose amino-acid sequence is MICRKLLKKPSFTRFVAFALCDTFERDYQFFAASVAYYTLMSIVPLFIFLFFLGMEVFHVDFKQFIPQQFLNSPLRPIFEQIEDVVSNSGIISGTAAAVMLWFSRGIFLSLEKSFSEILGRENPAGFLYRHIVIILVIFLLWILMFFFYVAQYLLAILLPQVPELSFLSSLLVPVLLFLVLFGVYYFLLPVKVPMGFVFKVSTFVFLLLALFERFFVWFIVHVSKVSILYGSFAAVIIFLLWIYYSATVILIGVGIFKAKLIVEGELQ